The Nitrospirae bacterium YQR-1 genomic sequence GGGGCCTTTATATACGGGATTATTATGAGCATGGCTGCTGTAAGCATCCTTATTGTACATATCCAGCACCCACTCCCACGCATTGCCGCTCATATCATAAATCTCTAATCCATTGGGTTTTTTCAGCCCGATAATTCCTGTTCTGTCATTAACGTTAGCCTCATACCAGGCATACTCCGAGGGGTCGTTACCTCCGGAGTACTTCTCATGCTTACCGCCGCTTCTGCATGCGTATTCCCACTGCGCCTCAGTAGGTAAACGATATTTACCGTCCGTCTGCACATTTAGTTTGCTAATAAAATCCTGCACCTCATACCATGTGACACGTTCAACAGGACAGTCATGGCGGCAGCGATAAAAGGCGGAGTCTTTTTTATCCTCCGGGTTACTACCCATTATTTTTACCCACTGCTCCTGTGTCACCTCATATTTTCCAATGTAAAAGCTATCCAGACAAACCTCATGCACTGGTTTTTCATTGTCCTGCCCGTCACCAAATGTATCGCCCATCTGATAACAACCGCCCACAACATAGATAAACTTCATACCCGTTACAGGGTCGGTATAGTTACTAATGCTGCCGACACTCTTATTTAACTCATGAACACAACCACTCAGTGCAGCAACAACAATTAATAAACACACAGTAAGCCTCATTTTATGCTACCTCCTTTTGTATAATAATCCCAACCTCAGCCCCATTTAATAAGAATACCTTCTCTTAGTTGGAAACAAAATCCCTCGGTTTCCCTGCGCCTTTTGGAGGGCCGACAAGGCCGTCCTCATCAAGCATATCCATAATGCGCGCCGCCCTGTTATAGCCTATCTTAAACCGCCTCTGTATCGAAGATATCGAAACCTCGCCCATTGTTTGTGCATACCGGATGACTTCCTTATACACCTCATCTCTGTCACTGCCTGTGTTGTCAGAGTCAGATGATTGTGCCTCCTCCATTACGAGATTTTCAAAAATAGAGTAATCCGGCTTAGCCTGTGATTTAACAAAATCCACTACCGCCTTTATTTCACTTTCATCAACAAACGCTCCATGCACTCTGGTGATTTTAGCCCCGGGGCTAAGCATCAGCATATCCCCCCGGCCAAGGAGTTTTTCAGCCCCATGAGTGTCCAGTATAGTTCGTGAATCCACCTTGGAGGATACCATAAAGGCAACTCTTGAGGGAAAATTCGCTTTAATTATTCCTGTTATAACATCCACAGAGGGCCTCTGTGTGGCCACGATAAGATGTATTCCCGATGCCCTTGCCATCTGCGCCAGACGCACTATCGAGTCCTCTACGTTTTTGGCGGCTGTGAACATTAAATCTGCAAGCTCATCTATTATCACTATTATGTACGGAAGCCTCTCCTCATCTGTAACCGAGGCATTGAACATCTCTATGTTTCTAGCCCCCTGTCCTGCTATCAGGCGGTAGCGGCGCTCCATCTCAAGTAGCATTTTCTTCAGGGCGTCTGAGGCCTCCTTGGGGCTGGTTATTACGTTTGAAATTAAATGCGGAATCCCCTCGTAAATGGAAAGCTCCAGCAGCTTAGGGTCAACCATCAGCATTTTCACCTCCGAGGGTTTTGCTTTAAAGAGAATACTCATAATCATGGAGTTTATGGCCACACTCTTACCTGAGCCTGTGGTGCCGGCAACAAGGAGGTGGGGCATCCGGGCCAGGTCCTCTACCACCGGGTTGCCGTAAATGTCCTTGCCCATGCACAGAGTCAGAAGAGAGCTCTTTTTAATAAACCTGTCTGACTCTATGATTTCCCTTAAGCTAACCACACTTCTTTTCTCATTTGGTACTTCTATGCCTATGGGGGTTTTCCCGGGTATCAGCGAAACTCTGACCTTAATGCCGCCCATGGCACGCCCAAGGTCATCAGAGAGGGCTACGACTTTACTGATTTTAACCCCTGCAGCAGGTTCAAACTCATACATGGTGATAACCGGACCCGGATGAGCCTGTGCTATCTTACCCTCTACATTAAAATCCGAAAGCCTGTTTTTCAAAATATCGGCTGCCCGTACCAACTCCTCTTTGGTCAGTTCATACTTGTGGATGTCATCAGTGATTAACAATTCCACATTTGGAAGGCTATACTGTCCGGCACGCATCTCAGGGGGCATCTTAATTTGCCGTAATATTTCCGGCGGCTTCCTCTCATCCTCAAGAGGCTCTTCCTTGTGTTTAATAATTTTAAAATCAGGTTTTATATCCCCATCATCAGCGCTCTCTGTGCCGGCAGTTGAGGCGGATGAAACGGACGGCCCGGACTGAGACCTCCGTCTGAAAGATATAGAGGTCAGGTTAATCGGCAGCATCAGCGCAATTGATGTATAAAAAACAGATAGTGTCACCATGTAGGCAAACACGGAGGAGAAGGGTTTCTTTAGAATACCGATTAAAACAAAGCCAAACAATCCTCCGCCAACTGCTATTGTGCTAAATGTCTCTGAAAGCAGGGTAAAAAACATCGGTAAGGTTACTGACAGAAGAGCCGAACCAACCAGATTCTCTTTTTTCATTATGCTTCCAATAAGTCTCCTCAGCCCGTAGAAAAACAAAATAATCGGGAAAATGTAGGCTCCGGTACCAAAAAAAGCCAGAAGTATGTCTGAGTACCATGAGCCGGCAATGCCGCAGTAGTTAGACGGAGGTAAATCAGTATAAGTAAAAGGGGAGGGGTCCCATTTATTATAAGTAAGCAGCGATGTTGCTGTGAAAAGGGAAAATAAAATGGCAACAAGCCCCTTTATCTCATATTTTAATCCTCTTACGACTTCTGCCATACCGTCACTGATATTATTATAACCGCAGCAAGAATAAATCTGTAATAAACAAACCAGTTTAACGAAAATCTCTTAAAAAAAGACAGTAGAAATTTAATTGCCAACATCCCGGAAATAAATGAGGCAAGCACACCTGAGGCAAACATGGGAAGATTAAAGTCAACACTCTGCCCCTTTAAAATATGAATGCCGTGTAGCAGCGCAGCACCTGCCACAATCGGCGTGGAAAGTAAAAAGGAAAACCTTGCCGCATCCTGCCGTTTCATTCCAAGAAATAAACCCATAGAAATGGTGCTCCCCGAGCGTGAAACCCCTGGAATCAGGGCAAAAGCCTGTGCAATGCCTATTAAAACGGCATCCGAAAGGCTTATCCTTTCTATTGTTTGTACTTTTATTCCAATCCGTTCGGTAATCAACATAACTATTCCCACCACTATCAGGCTAACGGCTATCACCCAGGGGGTTCTCAGTGTCGTTTCTACAAACTTATCAAGCAGCTTGCCGGCCACTGCTCCCGGTATGGTTGCTACAACAATAAACAGAAGAAGTTTTCTCTTTTGCTTTATAATAAACATCTCCAGCCAGTCCTTAAAGAAATACACTGCAAGGGCAATCAAAGTTCCAACATGCAGGGCAATATCGAAACTGAGAGAATTCACAACGCCTTTCCATCCTAAAAACCATGGCACTAAAATCAGATGGGCAGTACTGCTTACCGGGAAAAACTCCGTTACTCCCTGCACTATTCCCAACACAACAGCATGAAATATCTCCACAACATTCCCTCCGTTTAATGATTTTCGTGTTTATGCACTTGACAAAGAAATTGATACTACATATCAAGTCAAAGGTTTACACTGTCAGTTGAACACTCTATCACTTTATGAATAAGTGCATTGAAAACTTGCTCTATTTCAGTTATGGTCAAATTGGCATTTTCAGCTCTTTAGTGTTATACATTTTTACCCAAAAACTCCTTTAATTCATCCGCAGTACCGGCTTTTTTGATAAGATTTTTGAACTCCTCCAGTTTATCTACAGAATTTATAGTCCTGACCATATTCATTAACTCAAGTCCAACTAAACCAAATTTGAGTTCAAGCCCTAACTCAATCCCCTCAAGCAATCCTTTACGCTCGCCCTCAAGCAATCCTTTACGCTCGCCCTCAAGTAATCCTTTTTGCTTACCCTCAAGTAACCCTTCCTGAAAAATTTCACTTTCTCTGACATCAATCGTTATCGGCATTTTGCTTACCTCCAGTTTTACTTTAGTATATAGCTTTCTTAAGTCAGACAGATAGAGTAATCTCATAATATAATCCTCTCTGTCTTTTAACGGCAAAACAGATAATTTCTCTAATATTTTAGCTAAAGTAACATCCATATTGCCGGATTTGCATAATATCGCCAATACTATATCTTCAGGTTTGTTACTTTCGAGCAACTCAGAGCAGTCTATGTCTTTTATGTTAATAATTTCAAACGAATAATTCCCAATTTTATTTTCAATGTTTAATGGTCTATCACCCACATATAAAAGTATCTGCCTTGGTAACCTATCATAATGATGAAAAATCAGTGCATTATAAAGAAACATCCGCTTCAGCATTTTCTCAGGGTTGCTCATAATTTCTATGTGCAGAAGACTTATATCAGGCAGCTCTATTATTAAGTCGGGCAGAAGAAGACCTACATTTGTTAATTGGTTATCAAGAAATTTTCCATTGTCAAAACCTGATAAAATCTTAAGTAACTTAACAGGTACATTTTTCCATAAACCTTTTAACGTAATGTCAAATTTCTGATGCATATCCCTGCCTTTTTTAATGGATAAATCTAAATTAACATATATTCATGCCTTTTTAAAAGCAAATAACAACATAAAGATATACTTGATGTTGACAGAAATGTATTTAAAAAAGTATGGTATTAATTCCTTGACAACACTCAGGTGTTAAGGATGGCTATAGCTGATCTAAAAGATAATTATGAGTTTTACAAGGAAAGGTATTTAAAATGGTTACAAGAAAAGTAAAAGAGAAAAATATATCAGATTACCTTGTTGTTGAAGGTTTTAAGGAAATCGAAGCTAAAGATGAAAAACCGAGTTGGTATAACAAAGCATCTGAGAACCCTTCTTGCTTAAGTGAAATAGATAAATCCACTATTGGCATAAAATCTTTATACACAAAAATATCATAAAACAGCTCATACCAAGTAGCAGTCAAAAGAGTAACGAGGCGGCAAGGAGAAAGTGACACCTCCCCTTAACAGGGGATTCCCCTTTAGGGGAGACGTCAAGGAGCTTTCGACGAAGCCAACAAAGTTAATCGAATGAATGCAACTTGGTATCAGGCTTCCACAATGACCGGCATAATTATCGGCCTCTTTTCAGTCCTGTTTCTTATAAGTTTCCTCAACACGCTGTGTACTTTTGCCGACACATTGGATACATTTTTTTCAAAGGACTCATCAAGATTGGTAAAAGCCTCAACAATGGAAGCCCTTGCCTCATTAATAAGTTCATTTGAAGAGCACTCAAAGACAAAACCACGTGTTATTATATCAGGGCCGGAAACTATCGTTCCATCCTCTTTGGCAATAGTCATCAGCACTATAACAAAACCGTCCTGAGCAAGACGTCTCCTCTCCTTAAGTACTATGTCGTCTATATCGCAGAGTTTTTTGCCCTCAATATAAACCCTGCCGGCAGAGACCCTGCCGGTATGAGTACATCCCTCCTCAGTGATTTCCAGCACGTTGCCGTTGGAAAGTATGAGTATGTTTTCTCCGGCAATACCAAGAGTTCCGGCTAACCATGCGTGACGGTGAAGGTGTCTGTACTCACCGTGGACAGGTACAAAGTACTTTGGTTTAATGATATTGAGCATAAGTTTAAGCTCCTCAGCCGATGCATGTCCCGAGACATGTACTTTGGCCACTTTCTCATATATTACGTCGGCTCCGGTCTTAAACAGTTGATTGATTATTTTACCAACAGCCCTTTCATTGCCGGGGATAGCTTTTGCCGAGATTATAACAGTGTCTCCGGTTTTGACTTTTATCTGTTTATGCTCATTGAGCGCAATTCGTGTCAACACGCTCATGGG encodes the following:
- a CDS encoding formylglycine-generating enzyme family protein, encoding MRLTVCLLIVVAALSGCVHELNKSVGSISNYTDPVTGMKFIYVVGGCYQMGDTFGDGQDNEKPVHEVCLDSFYIGKYEVTQEQWVKIMGSNPEDKKDSAFYRCRHDCPVERVTWYEVQDFISKLNVQTDGKYRLPTEAQWEYACRSGGKHEKYSGGNDPSEYAWYEANVNDRTGIIGLKKPNGLEIYDMSGNAWEWVLDMYNKDAYSSHAHNNPVYKGPGVGHVIRGGAWYVSRQYVRCALRYTDAPPNKGENVGFRLLRTN
- a CDS encoding DNA translocase FtsK 4TM domain-containing protein, whose product is MAEVVRGLKYEIKGLVAILFSLFTATSLLTYNKWDPSPFTYTDLPPSNYCGIAGSWYSDILLAFFGTGAYIFPIILFFYGLRRLIGSIMKKENLVGSALLSVTLPMFFTLLSETFSTIAVGGGLFGFVLIGILKKPFSSVFAYMVTLSVFYTSIALMLPINLTSISFRRRSQSGPSVSSASTAGTESADDGDIKPDFKIIKHKEEPLEDERKPPEILRQIKMPPEMRAGQYSLPNVELLITDDIHKYELTKEELVRAADILKNRLSDFNVEGKIAQAHPGPVITMYEFEPAAGVKISKVVALSDDLGRAMGGIKVRVSLIPGKTPIGIEVPNEKRSVVSLREIIESDRFIKKSSLLTLCMGKDIYGNPVVEDLARMPHLLVAGTTGSGKSVAINSMIMSILFKAKPSEVKMLMVDPKLLELSIYEGIPHLISNVITSPKEASDALKKMLLEMERRYRLIAGQGARNIEMFNASVTDEERLPYIIVIIDELADLMFTAAKNVEDSIVRLAQMARASGIHLIVATQRPSVDVITGIIKANFPSRVAFMVSSKVDSRTILDTHGAEKLLGRGDMLMLSPGAKITRVHGAFVDESEIKAVVDFVKSQAKPDYSIFENLVMEEAQSSDSDNTGSDRDEVYKEVIRYAQTMGEVSISSIQRRFKIGYNRAARIMDMLDEDGLVGPPKGAGKPRDFVSN
- a CDS encoding undecaprenyl-diphosphate phosphatase, with the translated sequence MEIFHAVVLGIVQGVTEFFPVSSTAHLILVPWFLGWKGVVNSLSFDIALHVGTLIALAVYFFKDWLEMFIIKQKRKLLLFIVVATIPGAVAGKLLDKFVETTLRTPWVIAVSLIVVGIVMLITERIGIKVQTIERISLSDAVLIGIAQAFALIPGVSRSGSTISMGLFLGMKRQDAARFSFLLSTPIVAGAALLHGIHILKGQSVDFNLPMFASGVLASFISGMLAIKFLLSFFKRFSLNWFVYYRFILAAVIIISVTVWQKS